The following proteins are co-located in the Synchiropus splendidus isolate RoL2022-P1 chromosome 14, RoL_Sspl_1.0, whole genome shotgun sequence genome:
- the trhr2 gene encoding thyrotropin releasing hormone receptor 2: MEANQSGRLDTPAGVSLEYKAVSVLLVLLVCGVGIVGNIMVVLVVLSARHMRSPTNCYLVSLACADLTVLLAAGLPNIWDSLTGAWVFGHAGCLAITYLQYLGINVSSCSITAFTVERYMAICHPIRAQTVCTVSRAQRIIAGVWIFTCVYCVMWFFLVDIQVSPEGLVQCGYKVKRELYLPIYLMDFTLFYVTPLVLAVVLYGLMARVVYLSPLPTTLRRSCREGEQPGRPKGALSSRKQVTQMLAVVVVLFALLWMPYRTLVLINSFVATPYLDAWFLLFCRTCIYANSAINPLIYNAMSQKFRLAFRGLYRCRPPGGHQARDPRPLRSSKVEERAGAAMESHGAEGTLKLSSSSDAASGNKSDNPCGHGLELERRRTLLESSLHWQDTDSRCGPAPQGV, encoded by the exons ATGGAGGCCAACCAGAGCGGGCGGCTGGACACGCCCGCCGGCGTCTCCCTGGAGTACAAGGCGGTGTcggtgctgctggtgctgctggtgtgcGGCGTGGGCATCGTGGGCAACATCatggtggtgctggtggtgcTGAGCGCCCGCCACATGCGGAGCCCCACTAACTGCTACCTGGTGAGCCTGGCCTGCGCCGACCTGACCGTGCTGCTGGCGGCGGGACTCCCCAACATCTGGGACAGCCTGACAGGCGCCTGGGTCTTCGGCCACGCCGGCTGCCTCGCCATCACCTACCTGCAGTACCTGGGCATCAACGTGTCGTCCTGCTCCATCACGGCCTTCACCGTGGAGAG gtacaTGGCCATCTGCCACCCCATCAGGGCTCAGACCGTCTGCACGGTGTCGCGGGCCCAGAGGATCATCGCCGGAGTCTGGATCTTCACCTGCGTCTACTGCGTCATGTGGTTCTTCCTGGTCGACATCCAG GTGAGTCCGGAGGGACTGGTGCAGTGCGGCTACAAGGTGAAGCGCGAGCTCTACCTGCCCATCTACCTGATGGACTTCACCCTCTTCTACGTGACGCCGCTGGTGCTGGCCGTCGTGCTGTACGGCCTGATGGCCCGAGTCGTCTACCTCAG CCCCCTGCCCACCACGCTGCGCCGAAGCTGCAGAGAGGGGGAGCAGCCGGGCCGGCCCAAGGGCGCCCTCTCCTCCAGGAAGCAG GTGACCCAGATGCTGGCGGTGGTGGTGGTCCTGTTCGCCCTGCTGTGGATGCCGTACAGAACCTTGGTTCTGATCAACTCCTTCGTGGCCACGCCGTACCTGGACGCCTGGTTCCTGCTCTTCTGCCGGACCTGCATCTACGCCAACAGCGCCATCAACCCGCTCATCTACAACGCCATGTCGCAGAAGTTCCGCCTGGCGTTCCGAGGTCTGTACCGCTGCCGGCCACCAGGGGGCCACCAGGCCCGCGACCCGCGGCCCCTCCGGAGCAGCAAGGTGGAGGAACGTGCCGGAGCAGCGATGGAGAGCCACGGCGCTGAAGGGACCTTgaagctgagcagcagcagcgacgcaGCGTCCGGAAACAAGAGCGACAACCCCTGTGGACACggtctggagctggagaggcGGCGCACCCTGCTGGAGAGCAGCCTCCACTGGCAGGACACGGACTCCCGCTGTGGTCCTGCTCCACAAGGTGTCTGA